The Streptomyces armeniacus genomic interval GTACAACGGCTCGCAGGCTGCTCCTTCGGCGTCACCGCGCCCGAGGAACTGCGGCTCGCGGCCGAGGCGCTGGTGATCGAGATGGGCGGCGAGCCCGAGTGGATCGCGGAGGAGGCGCGTCCGCTCTACCACGCGGCGCTCGCACTCGGCGCGAACCACCTGGTCACGCTGGTCGCCCAGGCCATGGAACTGCTCCGGACCGCGGGCGTCGAGGCCCCCGACCGCATGCTCGGGCCGCTGCTCGGCGCGGCCCTCGACAACGCCCTGCGCTCCGGCGACGCGGCCCTCACCGGACCCGTCGCCCGCGGCGACGCGGGCACGGTCGCCGCCCACGTCAGCGAGCTGCGCGAGCACGCGCCGCAGGCCGTCGCCGGGTACCTCGCGATGGCGCGTACGACGGCGGACCGCGCGCTGGCGCACGGGCTGCTCAAGCCGGAGCTGGCGGAGGACCTGCTGGACGTGCTGTCGGGACCGGCGGGGCCCGCGGGCTCCGGCGGGAGCGGCGGCACCGGCGGCTCTGGCGGGACCGGCGGGCCCACGGGGCCCGGACCGGCGGGGGAGGACGGACGATGACGACCGCCGAGCGCCCGGGCGACGCGCGTACGGACGGTGGCGCGCGTACGGACCGTGTGGACCGTACGGCCGCCGCTGCCGCAGCGCCCCTCCGCCTCGCCCGCACAGCCGCGGAACTCCCGCCGCCGCCCGCGCGCACCGAGGGCGTACGGCGCGCCGTCGTGATGACGATGGGCGCCCTGCACGACGGCCACGCGGCCCTGATCCGCGCCGCCCGTTCACGGGTGGGCGCGGACGGTCAGGTGGTGGTGACGGTCTTCGTCAACCCGCTCCAGTTCGGCCCCGGCGAAGACCTCGACCGCTACCCGCGCACGCTCGACGCCGACCTCCGCGTCGCCGCCGAGGCGGGCGCGGGCACGGTCTTCGCGCCCGGGGGAGACGAGGTGTACCCCGGCGGCGAACCGCAGGTGCGCATCACTGCCGGGCCCATGGGCGAACGCCTGGAAGGCGCGCACCGGCCCGGCCACTTTGACGGGATGCTCACCGTGGTCGCGAAACTGCTGCACCTGACGGCGCCCGACATCGCGTACTACGGGCAGAAGGACGCCCAGCAACTCGCGCTCATCCGGCGGATGGTGCGCGACCTGAACTTCCCGACGGAGATCGTCGGCGTACCGACCGTCCGCGAACCGGACGGTCTGGCCCTCTCCAGCCGCAACCGCTACCTCGGCCCGGCCGAACGCCGTACGGCACTCGCCCTGTCCGGCGCCCTGTTCGCCGGCCGCGACGCGGCGGACGGCGGACCGGCGGCGGTCCGTACGGCGGCACTGCGGGTACTGGACGGGGCACGCGCCGGTACGCCGCCGCTGGCGCCGGACTATCTGGCGCTTGTCGACCCCGACGACTTCACGGAGGTTCCGGAGGACTTCGAGGGCGAAGCGGTCCTCGCGGTTGCGGCGCGCGTCGGTACGACGCGGCTGATCGACAACGCCCGCATCCCCCTAAGGGAAGGCCCGCGATGACCCCGCCCTCCACCCGTTCCTCTGCACCGCACCGCCGCGGCTCGGCGGCGCCGACCGGCCGCTTCTCTCCGCCGCGACGGCGAGTGGCCGAGCGTCGCTGTTCGGCGGTGCCGAACGGGCCGGTGGTGACCGCCGGTTGCGTGCGTGGTGGTTGCGCGCCGTTGCGGCGCAACAGGTCGTCGCCGTCGCGGTGCGCGACGGCGCACCGCGACGGCGGAGGTGCCGTATGACCGGGCACGGGCCCGGCACAAAGCCCGGCACAAAGCTCCCCGCGCCCCCGCCCGGCTGGATCATCGACGCGGACGTCGTCGTCGTCGGTTCCGGCGTTGCCGGGCTCACCGCCGCCCTCCGCTGCGCGGCGGCGGGCAGTCGTACGGTCGTCGTCACCAAGGCGCGTCTGGACGATGGTTCGACCCGCTGGGCTCAGGGCGGCATCGCCGCCGCGCTCGGTGAGGGCGACACCCCCGAACAGCACCTGGACGACACCCTGGTGGCCGGGGCGGGCCTGTGCGACGAGATGGCCGTACGCACGCTCGTCACGGAGGGACCGGACGCCGTACGGCGGCTGATCGCGAGCGGAGCGCAGTTCGACGTGTCCCGTACGGGCGGCATCGCGCTGACCCGTGAGGGCGGTCACCACCGGAGCCGGATAGCGCACGCGGGCGGCGACGCGACGGGCGCGGAGATCTCCCGGGCGCTCGTGCAGGCCGTACGCACCCACGCGCCCGCCGCAC includes:
- a CDS encoding Rossmann-like and DUF2520 domain-containing protein produces the protein MPVRAEDRPARLSVGVVGTGRVGPPLAAALRLAGHRPVAASGVSEASRSRAAELLPGVPLVEPAEVLARCDLVLLTVPDDALPGLAAGLAETGSVRPGQLLVHTSGRYGTDVLEPVLRAGGLPLALHPVMTFTGTPVDVQRLAGCSFGVTAPEELRLAAEALVIEMGGEPEWIAEEARPLYHAALALGANHLVTLVAQAMELLRTAGVEAPDRMLGPLLGAALDNALRSGDAALTGPVARGDAGTVAAHVSELREHAPQAVAGYLAMARTTADRALAHGLLKPELAEDLLDVLSGPAGPAGSGGSGGTGGSGGTGGPTGPGPAGEDGR
- the panC gene encoding pantoate--beta-alanine ligase, with protein sequence MTTAERPGDARTDGGARTDRVDRTAAAAAAPLRLARTAAELPPPPARTEGVRRAVVMTMGALHDGHAALIRAARSRVGADGQVVVTVFVNPLQFGPGEDLDRYPRTLDADLRVAAEAGAGTVFAPGGDEVYPGGEPQVRITAGPMGERLEGAHRPGHFDGMLTVVAKLLHLTAPDIAYYGQKDAQQLALIRRMVRDLNFPTEIVGVPTVREPDGLALSSRNRYLGPAERRTALALSGALFAGRDAADGGPAAVRTAALRVLDGARAGTPPLAPDYLALVDPDDFTEVPEDFEGEAVLAVAARVGTTRLIDNARIPLREGPR